The window CCGCCGCAACTACGGCTTCGTGCTCGATCCCGATCGCAAGCTCGTCGGCACGGTCTCCATCGACTCGATGATCCGCTCGCTGGAGTCCGGCTCCCGGGAGCTGTCGTTTGCCTTGCTGGGAGACCTGCCCCCGGTGAACGGCGACCTCAACCTGAGCGACCTGATCTGCCGCATCGTGAAGATGCCCTATCCGCTGCCGGTGGTCGAACCCCAGGGCCACTACATCGGTGCCGTCACCCAGACGATCCTGCTCAAGAAAATGGCGAAGGAAGAACTGACCCATGCATGATTTCCTGCCACTCGGTGAATGGGCCGAGAAAATCGTCAATTTCATCGTCAAGAACGATCACGGGGTGCTGGCCGGCCTCGGCGACGTGGTCGGTCAAATGACCGAACTGACCGAAGGCTTCCTGCATCTGATCCCCGACTGGCTCCTCGCGAGTGTGTTCGTCGCGCTGGGATTCTGGCGTATCGGCTGGAAGTTCGCCGTCGTTGCCGCCGGGGCGCTTCTTGTCATCATCGGCACGGGCTTCTGGCAAGCGACGATGGCGACGCTCGCGCTGATCATCTCGTCGACGCTCATCAGCCTGCTGGTGGGCATACCGCTGGGCATCGCGGCTGCCCTCAACCGCCGCGTCAATTATCTGCTGCGGCCGGTGCTGGACTTCATGCAGACGATGCCGGCGTTCGTGTACCTCATCCCCGCCGCGATGCTGTTCGGCCTCGGCCGCGTGCCGGCCGTCCTCGCGACGGTGATCTTCGCGATGCCGCCCGTAGTGCGCCTGACCGCGCTCGGCATCCGCCAGGTGAACAAGGAGCAGGTCGAAGCCGGCATCACCTTCGGCTGCACGCCGCTGCAGGTCCTGCTGAAGATCCAGATTCCCGGCGCGCTGCCGTCGATCATGGCGGGCGTGAACCAGACGATCATGATGGCGCTGTCGATGGTCATCATCGCGTCGATGGTCGGTGGCGGTGGCCTGGGCAACAACGTGCTCGCCAGTATCCAGCGCCTCGACATCGGGCTGGGTTTCGAGTCCGGCCTCGCCGTGGTGCTGCTCGCGATCATTCTCGACCGTCTCACCGAGAGCTTCGGTGTGCCGAAGGAAGAGCGCATCGCACGCAGGAAAAGCCAGGGTCACGAGTCCTGACCGCCGGGTGCCCGGGGCGCTTCATCTGCGCCGGGCACCGCGATGCTACATGCCCTTTACGCCGCGATCCGCGGGCCGGCGCATCACGCTGCCAGGTCGTGCTCCGCGGTCGCGGTGCGCTGCTGCGATTCGACGTCCGCCGTTCCCTGTGGCCAGCGCTCGCCGCTCGGCGGCTTGCCGAACAGCGCGCGGTAGCACTTGCTGAAGTGGCAGGCGGACTGGAAGCCGCAGGCGACCGTGATGTTCGTGATGGACATCTGCGTCTGCATCAGCAGTTCGCGCGCACGGCGCAGCCGCAATTCGAGGTAGTAGTGGCTGGGGGTCACCTGCAGAGCCTCGCGGAACAGGCGCTGCAAATGGCGCTGGGAGAGCCCAGCTAGTTGCGACAAGTCCTCCAGCGACAGCGGCTCCTCGATGTTGGCCTCCATCAGCGCGGCCACCTCCACCAGTGCCCTGCGGTTGCATCCCGCCCGTGCGGCCAGCGGGATGTGCTGGCGATCCTTGCTGTCGCGCACCCGTTCGAGGATGAACTGCTCGGAGATCTCGGCGACCAGGGTCTTGCCGAAGCGCTCGCGCACGACGGCCAGCATCATGTCGATGGGCGCGATGCCCCCCGTGCAGGTGATGCGGTCGCGGTCGATGACGAAGAGCTCCTCGACGAAGCGGATCTTGTCGTGGGCCTCACGCAAGGCGCTGAGGTTTTCCCAGTGGATCGTGGCGCGGTAACCGTTCAGCAGGCCGGCTTTCACCAGGGCATAGGTCCCGGTACATAGCCCGCCGAGAACCACCTTGTCGTGGGCGACGCGGCGCAACAAGGCGATCACCTTGTCATCGACGAAGCGGGTGACGTTCGTCCCGCCGCATACGAACACCATGTCGAATGGCCCCGCGTCCTCGTAGGTGCCGATCTGGGCCGGCGCCAGCCCGTTGCTGGAGGCCACGGGCTGGCCGTCAGTGCTGATCACGGACCAGCTGTACAAGGGCTTGCCGCTGATGTGGTTGGCCATGCGCAGGACTTCGACGGCACTCGAGAACGCGATCATCGTGAACTCGTTCAGCACCAGAAAGCCGACGCGCGTCGCCGTTGGGAGTGCGGACACTTCGGGCCTCCAGTCTCAGCGTCGCGATCGGGGCGCGGAAGATCTCGGCGCCGCGGCCGGGTGGAAGTCGAACATCGTTGTCTCCTGTCGGTGGTCCTTGCGCTTCACGCCCTGAAAGGTGGCGTGGCGCCGGCGCTGTGCGCTGCACGGATCGAGTTATATGGCTGTAAACATAGCGTCTTCCCCTTGCCTTGGCCAGTGCCGGCCATGGCTTCACTTCGGCGAAGGAATGCCCGGCCAAGGAAGCCCGATGTCGGAATTGAATGGGATTGCGTCGACAAAGCACAAATGCGCCCGAGCGGCCTGCGGGAACATTGCCTCAACGTTTCTGCACCGAAGAGGAAAGGACATGAAAGTGAGCAACCGGGTGAGGGAACTCCTCGCCGCCCGCCGTCCCGGCCACAGCCTGGACGCGCAGTTCTACACGAGCCAGGAGATCTTCGACCTCGATATGGAGGCCATCTTCGCGCGGCACTGGATCTACGTCGGCGTCGAACCCGACATCCCGGAGCCGGGCGACTATTTCACCGTCAAGCTGGGCCGCGCCTCGGTCGTTGTCTTGCGCAACGACGACATGGAGCTGCGCGCCTTCCACAACGTCTGCCGCCATCGCGGCGCGCAGTTGTGCAACGCCCACAAGGGCAGCGTCGGCAACCTGGTGTGCCCGTACCACCAGTGGACCTACGACCTGTCCGGCAAGCTGATCTACGCCGAGCACATGGGCGAGGACTTCGACCCTTCCGGGCGAGGACTGAAGCGCGTGCATGTCGAAAGCGTCGCGGGCCTGATCTTCGTCTGCCTGGCCGAGCATCCACCCGAAGACTTCGCTCAGATGCGCGAAGAGATGTCGCGCTACCTCACGCCGCACCGGCTGACCGACTGCAAGATCGCCGTGCAGGACGAGATCGTCGAGGCCGGCAACTGGAAGCTGGTGATGGAGAACAATCGCGAGTGCTATCACTGCGTGGCCAATCATCCGGAGCTGACCGTTTCGCTCTACGAGTACGGTTTCGGCTACCAGCCTTCCTCGTCGAACATCGGGCAGGTCCAGGCCTTCCGTGACCTGACCGAGCGCGAACACGCACGCTGGCAGGCGGCAGGGCTCGAGTCGGCCGAGATCGACGAGCTGGACAGCCGCGTCACGGGTTTCCGCACGCAGCGCTTGCCGCTGGACAAGGCCGGCGAATCGCAGACGATGGACGCCAGGGTCGCCTGCCAGAAGCTCCTCGGCCACTTGAGCCAGCGCAACCTCGGCGGGCTGTCGTTCTGGACCCAGCCCAACTCCTGGCACCACTTCATGAGCGACCACATCGTGACCTTCACGGTGCTGCCGATCGACGCGGATCACACCCTCGTGCGCACGAAGTGGCTGGTGCACAAGGACGCCGTCGAAGGGCGGGATTACGACCCTGCGAATCTCACCGCGGTGTGGCGCGCGACCAACCAGCAGGACCGCGAGCTGGTCGAGATGTCCCAGCGCGGCATCGCCGATCCGGCCTACGAACCGGGCCCGTATTCGCCCTACACCGAGGAGCTGGTCGAGAAGTTCGCCGGCTGGTACGTGGGGCGTTTGCAGGCGGCAGCGGAGTGACCGGCATGAACGGACCGATCACTCGTGACATCCCGCTCGCCGTGCCGTCGCTGTGGAACGCGGAGGACGACGACGTCCTGATCTGCTGTCAGGTGCGTCAGGAGACGCACGACGTCAAGAGCTTCATCCTTCGCCCGTGGCGTCCCGGCCTGGTGCGCTTCCTCCCCGGCCAGTTCCTCACGCTGGAACTGGAAATCGACGGCGAGGCGGTCAACCGCTGCTATACGATCTCCTCGCCGCCGACGCGCCCCGACACCCTGTCGATCACGGTCAAGCGCGTGCCCGGCGGCCGCGTCTCCAACTGGCTGCACGACCACCTCAGCGCGGGCATGAGCGTGCGCGCCCTGGGGCCAAGTGGCGACTTCGCATGCGCGCTGCACCCGGCGGGCAAGTACCTGTTCCTTTCCGGCGGCTCGGGGATCACACCGCTGATGTCCATGTCGCGCAGCTTCCACGACCTGGGCGAGGACCGCGACGTCGTCTTCGTGCACAGCGCTCGCACTCCCGCGGACATCGTCTTCCGCCGCGAGCTGGGCCTGCTCGCCGCCAACCAGCCGGGCTTCCGTACCGCCTTCGTCTGCGAAGGGCGCGGCAGCGAAGCCGAATGGGCGTCGCCCACCGGCTACCTCGACCTGCCGCTGCTCAAGCGGATCGCCCCCGATTTCGTCGAGCGTGAAGTGTTCTGCTGCGGGCCGGCGCCCTACATGGCTGCCGTGCGCGCCCTGCTGGCCGAGGGCGGTTTCGACATGAAGCGCTACCACGAGGAAAGCTTTAGTTTTGCCGACACGCCGGGCGAAAGCGGGGAGGGCGCCGGCACCTCGGAAACGACGACGGGCGACGCGGCATGTTTCACCGTCGAGTTCACCAAGAGCGGCCGCAGCGTGGTCTGCGCCCCCGACCAGAAGCTCCTCGACGCGGCGCGCGCGGCGGGCCTGCGGCTGCCGTCATCCTGCGCCAAGGGCATGTGCGGCACCTGCAAGTCCCGTCTCGTCTCCGGCGAGGTGGACATGGCCCACGGCGGCGGCATTCGCCAGCGCGAGATCGATCAGGGCTTCATCCTGCCCTGCTGCAGTACGCCGCGGAGCGACCTGGTGATCGAGCGATAACGGCCGCAGCGCTCCGTTCGTCGTTCTCACTCTGCATCGGGCTGGGCGGCGGGTGCGGCGCGTTGGAAGGCGTCCAGCGTCATGCAGCGCTCGAAGATCTCCATCACGGTCGGCACGTGGTCGAGGTGGCAGTCGAAGCGCTGGGCGTTGAAGATCTGCGGCACCAGGCAGCAGTCAGCCAGGGTCGGCGTGTCGCCGTGGCAGAAGGCGCCGGCGGGCCGATCGGCGAGCAGACGCTCCACGGTGGCCAGGCCTTGCTCCGCCCAGTGGTGGTACCAGGCATTCTTGGCGTCTTCGCCCACCCCCAGGGTCTGCTTCAGATACTTCAGGACCGAGAGGTTGTTGAGCGGATGGATCTCACAGGCGATCGTCTGAGCGATGGCCCGGATGCGCGCGCGGCCGGCGGCGTCGCCGGGCAGCAATGACGGATCGGGATAGACCTCATCCAGATATTCGATGATCGCGATCGATTGGGTGAGAACCTCGCCTTCATCGACGAGGGCCGGAACCAGCCCGGCCGGGTTGACGGCGAGGTAGCCCGCGTCCCGCTGCTCGCCCCTGACGAGATGCACGGGCACGGTTTCGTACTCGAGCCCCTTGAGATTGAGGGCGATGCGCACCCGGAAGGAGGCCGAACTGCGGAAATAGCTGTAAAGCGAGCGCATATCAATCCTGGTCACACGAGTGCGGGCAGCACGCGCCCGACCACTTCGCCGAAGCCGATGCGCGCCGCGCCGGGCTTCTCGCACCAGCCACGCATCACCACCGCATCCCCGTCCTCGAGGAAGGTCCGGGTTTGACCGTTCGGCAGGACGAGCGGCTGCTTGCCGCCGAAGGTGAGTTCCAGCAGCGATCCGGCTTCCTCGGGCGTGGGCCCGGACTCCGTGCCGCTGCCCAGCAGGTCGCCGGGCTGCAGGTTGCAGCCGTTGACCGTGTGGTGCGCCACCATCTGGGCGATGGTCCAGTAGGCGTGCCGGAAGCTCGTCTGCGACAGGGGTGCGGGGGCCTGGCCGGCTTCGCGCATCTGCGCCGTCTCGACCAGCACCTGGAGCCGGATGTCGAGTGCACCTTTGGCGCGGTTGGCGCCCGATTCCAGATAGGGCAGGGGCTGCGGATCCTCCGCCGGACGGGTCCATTCCACCCGAAAAGGAGCCAGCGCCTCCAGCGTGACGATCCAGGGCGAGATCGTGGTGGCGAAGTTCTTGGAGAGGAACGGCCCCAAGGGTTGGTACTCCCAAGCCTGGAGGTCGCGGGCCGACCAGTCGTTGAGGAGGCACAAGCCGAAGACGTGGGCCTCCGCCTCGTCGATGCCGATGCGGCTGCCGCGCTCGTTGCCGGTGCCGACGAACACGCCCAACTCCAGCTCGTAGTCGAGGCGCTTGCTGGGGCCGAAGACCGGCGTTGCGGCGCCGGCCGGCAGGGTCTGACCCACGGGCCGGGGAAAGCTCTGGCCCGAGACCTCGATGGACGAGGCGCGGCCGTGATAGCCGATCGGCACCCACTTGTAATTGGGCAGAAGGGGGTTGTCCGGACGGAACAGGCGACCGACGCTGGTGGCGTGGTGGATGGACGTATAGAAATCCGTGTAGTCGCCGATGTGGGCCGGGACCGTGTATTCGACCTCGGACTGGGGGACCAGGCAGGGACGCAGCGTCTGCTCCGCCGGGGAACCGGCGCGCAGGGCACGGGACAAGGCCAGACGCAGCGCCGACCACGCTGCGGGCCCCAGAGTCATGAACGGATTCAGGGTCGGACCCGAAGCTGAAGCCGCGGCGGCGGCTGCCTCTCCGGTGA is drawn from Azoarcus sp. DN11 and contains these coding sequences:
- a CDS encoding proline/glycine betaine ABC transporter permease, with amino-acid sequence MHDFLPLGEWAEKIVNFIVKNDHGVLAGLGDVVGQMTELTEGFLHLIPDWLLASVFVALGFWRIGWKFAVVAAGALLVIIGTGFWQATMATLALIISSTLISLLVGIPLGIAAALNRRVNYLLRPVLDFMQTMPAFVYLIPAAMLFGLGRVPAVLATVIFAMPPVVRLTALGIRQVNKEQVEAGITFGCTPLQVLLKIQIPGALPSIMAGVNQTIMMALSMVIIASMVGGGGLGNNVLASIQRLDIGLGFESGLAVVLLAIILDRLTESFGVPKEERIARRKSQGHES
- a CDS encoding GlxA family transcriptional regulator, with amino-acid sequence MSALPTATRVGFLVLNEFTMIAFSSAVEVLRMANHISGKPLYSWSVISTDGQPVASSNGLAPAQIGTYEDAGPFDMVFVCGGTNVTRFVDDKVIALLRRVAHDKVVLGGLCTGTYALVKAGLLNGYRATIHWENLSALREAHDKIRFVEELFVIDRDRITCTGGIAPIDMMLAVVRERFGKTLVAEISEQFILERVRDSKDRQHIPLAARAGCNRRALVEVAALMEANIEEPLSLEDLSQLAGLSQRHLQRLFREALQVTPSHYYLELRLRRARELLMQTQMSITNITVACGFQSACHFSKCYRALFGKPPSGERWPQGTADVESQQRTATAEHDLAA
- a CDS encoding aromatic ring-hydroxylating dioxygenase subunit alpha; this encodes MKVSNRVRELLAARRPGHSLDAQFYTSQEIFDLDMEAIFARHWIYVGVEPDIPEPGDYFTVKLGRASVVVLRNDDMELRAFHNVCRHRGAQLCNAHKGSVGNLVCPYHQWTYDLSGKLIYAEHMGEDFDPSGRGLKRVHVESVAGLIFVCLAEHPPEDFAQMREEMSRYLTPHRLTDCKIAVQDEIVEAGNWKLVMENNRECYHCVANHPELTVSLYEYGFGYQPSSSNIGQVQAFRDLTEREHARWQAAGLESAEIDELDSRVTGFRTQRLPLDKAGESQTMDARVACQKLLGHLSQRNLGGLSFWTQPNSWHHFMSDHIVTFTVLPIDADHTLVRTKWLVHKDAVEGRDYDPANLTAVWRATNQQDRELVEMSQRGIADPAYEPGPYSPYTEELVEKFAGWYVGRLQAAAE
- a CDS encoding hybrid-cluster NAD(P)-dependent oxidoreductase, whose product is MNGPITRDIPLAVPSLWNAEDDDVLICCQVRQETHDVKSFILRPWRPGLVRFLPGQFLTLELEIDGEAVNRCYTISSPPTRPDTLSITVKRVPGGRVSNWLHDHLSAGMSVRALGPSGDFACALHPAGKYLFLSGGSGITPLMSMSRSFHDLGEDRDVVFVHSARTPADIVFRRELGLLAANQPGFRTAFVCEGRGSEAEWASPTGYLDLPLLKRIAPDFVEREVFCCGPAPYMAAVRALLAEGGFDMKRYHEESFSFADTPGESGEGAGTSETTTGDAACFTVEFTKSGRSVVCAPDQKLLDAARAAGLRLPSSCAKGMCGTCKSRLVSGEVDMAHGGGIRQREIDQGFILPCCSTPRSDLVIER
- the maiA gene encoding maleylacetoacetate isomerase — protein: MRSLYSYFRSSASFRVRIALNLKGLEYETVPVHLVRGEQRDAGYLAVNPAGLVPALVDEGEVLTQSIAIIEYLDEVYPDPSLLPGDAAGRARIRAIAQTIACEIHPLNNLSVLKYLKQTLGVGEDAKNAWYHHWAEQGLATVERLLADRPAGAFCHGDTPTLADCCLVPQIFNAQRFDCHLDHVPTVMEIFERCMTLDAFQRAAPAAQPDAE
- the fahA gene encoding fumarylacetoacetase gives rise to the protein MTRLNETHDAGLQSWVASANAASCDFPIQNLPFAVFRRAGSNEAFRGGVAIGDQIVDLAAVQARGVFTGEAAAAAASASGPTLNPFMTLGPAAWSALRLALSRALRAGSPAEQTLRPCLVPQSEVEYTVPAHIGDYTDFYTSIHHATSVGRLFRPDNPLLPNYKWVPIGYHGRASSIEVSGQSFPRPVGQTLPAGAATPVFGPSKRLDYELELGVFVGTGNERGSRIGIDEAEAHVFGLCLLNDWSARDLQAWEYQPLGPFLSKNFATTISPWIVTLEALAPFRVEWTRPAEDPQPLPYLESGANRAKGALDIRLQVLVETAQMREAGQAPAPLSQTSFRHAYWTIAQMVAHHTVNGCNLQPGDLLGSGTESGPTPEEAGSLLELTFGGKQPLVLPNGQTRTFLEDGDAVVMRGWCEKPGAARIGFGEVVGRVLPALV